The proteins below are encoded in one region of Colletotrichum lupini chromosome 5, complete sequence:
- a CDS encoding mmc protein → MKFSAAALVLAATGAMANKNVTYVTEVVSAYTTYCPGPTVISHADKTYTITKATTLTITDCPCTVTKPVITSSIVKCENCAAPTKNGTIPVATPALSKTTVAGTAAITPTKPVSVPTAGAGKAAALSGAGLAGVLGFAAFVL, encoded by the exons ATGAAGTTCTCCGCTGCCGCCCTTGTCCTCGCCGCCACCGGCGCCATGGCCAACAAGAACGTCACCTACGTCACTGAGGTCGTCTCTGCCTACACCACCTACTGCCCTGGTCCCACTGTCATCTCCCACGCTGACAAGACCTACACCATCACCAAG GCCACCACCCTGACCATCACTGACTGCCCCTGCACCGTCACCAAGCCCGTCATCACCTCCTCCATCGTCAAGTGCGAGAACTGCGCCGCCCCCACCAAGAACGGCACCATCCCCGTCGCCACTCCCGCCCTCAGCAAGACCACCGTCGCCGGCACTGCCGCCATCACCCCCACCAAGCCCGTCTCCGTTCCTACCGCCGGTGCTGGCAAGGCCGCTGCCCTCTCTGGCGCCGGTCTGGCTGGTGTCCTCGGATTCGCTGCTTTCGTCCTCTAA
- a CDS encoding AMP-binding enzyme: protein MLIDAFFFLESESFVESGCILNYSNPNEDKERSASCDLRWKKPRSVGDVGVVGNDGRSPYPGSTECGEGCLLSGNPRAVSYLNAVPTSKLPAVRLFERAEAERTHVVSTTNRVYHTFGNARQQAAVNMDNLHPQDEVLRHSLEDPESFWAHQAEHLHWHKKPSSTLKVTKKTLKSGVTHDSWEWFPDGEISTCFNCVDRHVHDGRGDAPAIYYDSPVTNTKQTLTYKQLLDEVEVFAGALREEGVKKGDVVLVYMPMIPAALIGILAVSRLGAIHAVVFGGFAPAALAQRIEASQPVAILTASCGIDGNKPPMSYKPFVEEACQISKHKPDKVVVWQREQIRWNPIKRNDGERNWQSIVKSCRARGVRADCVPVKSTDPIYIIHTSGTTGTPKGVLRDAAGHAVGLHLSISYLFNIHGPGCVSFTASDIGWVVGHSYIAYAPLFTGAATVLYEGKPVGTPDASAFWRIVEEYKVNTMFTAPTALRAIKRDDPENKLFKQIGERGGLRTLKGLFLAGERSEPAIITMYQELLETYGAVDAHVVDNWWSTEAGSPITGRALVPHAGKDRGTDLRGHPPPKIKPGSAGKAMPGFDVRIVDDDGKELPRGTMGNIVLGLPLAPTAFRTLWQDEERFYKGYLKRFNGKWLDTGDAGYIDVEGYVNVMSRNDDVLNVSAHRLSSGGLEQAITSHPLVAEACVVGIPDALKGQLPFAFITLSTPEHPTSAVPDAKLADEINALVRSQVGAIATLGGLIQGKGMIPKTRSGKTLRRVLRELLENAVHEEFGKEVQVPSTVEDAGAVDVAREKISPFATHDREACANRFITGSTVTNVTSDIMSSISNVGRYVLKLVGKDVNAPRWICFRHESNPSMTVERLGHEKYQLLSKTYDVDTVLIEEELSLLDLDGSRDLIFSTRI from the exons ATGTTAATTGATGCCTTTTTCTTTCTCGAGAGCGAGAGCTTCGTTGAGTCTGGCTGT ATACTCAATTACTCAAACCCCAACGAAGACAAAGAAAGGTCTGCAAGCTGTGATCT CCGTTGGAAGAAGCCAAGGTCGGTTGGCGATGTCGGCGTGGTCGGCAATGACGGTCGCTCCCCTTACCCCGGGTCAACGGAATGCGGGGAAGGGTGCCTCCTCAGCGGCAACCCCAG AGCTGTCTCGTATCTCAACGCCGTTCCAACCTCCAAACTTCCAGCCGTCCGACTGTTTGAGAGAGCCGAAGCCGAGAGGACTCATGTAGTCTCCACGA CCAATCGAGTTTACCACACATTCGGCAACGCCAGACAGCAAGCCGCTGTAAATATGGACAACTTACACCCTCAAGACGAAGTCTTGCGTCATTCCCTCGAGGATCCGGAGTCTTTTTGGGCCCACCAGGCCGAACACCTGCACTGGCACAAGAAGCCCTCTTCAACACTCAAAGTCACCAAGAAGACGCTCAAGAGCGGCGTCACCCACGACTCTTGGGAGTGGTTTCCGGACGGAGAAATCTCGACCTGTTTCAACTGTGTAGACCGTCACGTTCACGATGGCAGGGGCGATGCGCCGGCAATATACTATGACAGTCCCGTTACGAATACCAAGCAGACCCTCACATACAAGCAGCTACTCGACGAGGTTGAGGTCTTCGCCGGGGCGCTGAGGGAAGAGGGAGTGAAAAAGGGCGACGTCGTCCTGgtttata TGCCCATGATTCCCGCGGCATTGATAGGCATACTCGCCGTCAGTCGCCTAGGTGCAATCCACGCCGTCGTATTCGGCGGGTTCGCACCGGCCGCTCTCGCCCAGCGTATAGAGGCCTCTCAGCCCGTGGCCATCCTGACGGCTTCGTGTGGTATCGACGGTAATAAGCCGCCCATGAGCTACAAGCCGTTCGTTGAGGAGGCTTGCCAGATCTCCAAGCACAAACCCGACAAGGTGGTTGTATGGCAGCGCGAGCAGATCCGGTGGAACCCCATCAAGAGGAACGACGGCGAGAGGAACTGGCAGAGCATTGTAAAGAGCTGTCGTGCGAGAGGCGTTAGGGCCGATTGCGTGCCTGTGAAGTCGACGGACCCGATCTATATCATCCACACATCTGGTACGACGGGAACGCCAAAGGGCGTGTTGAGGGATGCTGCTGGACACGCTGTCGGGTTGCATCTTTCTATCAGCTACTTGTTCAACATCCACGGCCCCGGCTGTGTTTCGTTCACAGCGTCAGATATCGGATGG GTCGTAGGGCACAGCTATATCGCATACGCCCCCCTCTTCACGGGTGCCGCCACCGTCCTCTACGAGGGCAAACCCGTCGGCACACCAGATGCCTCAGCCTTTTGGCGCATCGTGGAAGAGTACAAGGTTAACACCATGTTCACAGCGCCGACGGCTCTCCGCGCCATCAAGCGCGACGATCCCGAGAACAAGCTCTTCAAGCAGATCGGAGAGCGCGGCGGCCTCCGGACGCTCAAGGGGCTCTTCTTGGCGGGCGAGCGGTCCGAACCGGCAATCATCACAATGTACCAGGAGCTCCTTGAAACCTACGGCGCAGTCGACGCCCATGTTGTGGACAACTGGTGGTCGACGGAAGCCGGGTCGCCCATCACGGGGCGGGCTCTCGTGCCGCATGCCGGAAAAGACCGCGGTACGGATTTGCGTGGCCATCCGCCTCCCAAGATCAAGCCGGGCAGCGCCGGAAAAGCCATGCCTGGCTTCGACGTCCGCATCGTGGATGATGACGGCAAGGAACTTCCGAGAGGCACGATGGGAAACATCGTCCTCGGGTTGCCTCTTGCCCCGACTGCTTTCAGAACTCTGTGGCAAGATGAGGAGCGGTTTTACAAAGGCTATCTGAAGCGTTTCAATGGCAAGTGGTTGGATACGGGGGATGCAGGCTACATCGACGTCGAGGGTTACGTCAACGTCATGTCCCGTAACGACGACGTACTCAATGTCAGCGCTCATCGTTTGTCAAGTG GCGGCCTCGAACAAGCCATCACATCCCACCCCCTCGTCGCGGAAGCCTGCGTGGTGGGCATCCCGGACGCGCTCAAGGGCCAGCTCCCCTTCGCCTTCATCACGCTATCGACGCCCGAGCACCCGACCTCGGCGGTGCCCGACGCGAAGCTCGCCGACGAGATCAACGCGCTCGTGCGGTCGCAGGTCGGCGCCATCGCCACGCTGGGCGGGCTCATCCAGGGCAAGGGAATGATTCCCAAGACGCGCAGCGGCAAGACGCTACGCCGCGTCCTGAGGGAGCTGTTGGAGAACGCAGTGCACGAGGAGTTTGGGAAGGAGGTCCAGGTGCCGAGTACGGTCGAGGATGCTGGCGCGGTGGATGTTGCGAGGGAGAAG ATATCACCTTTTGCTACGCACGACAGAGAAGCCTGTGCCAATCGTTTCATCACCGGTTC TACAGTCACAAACGTTACGAGTGATATCATGAGCTCCA TATCCAACGTCGGTCGATATGTATTGAAGCTAGTGGGAAAGGATGTCAACGCACCACGCTGGATCTGTTTCCGTCACGAATCAAACCCGTCAATGACCGTAGAACGTCTTGGTCACGAAAAATATCAACTACTATC GAAAACATATGATGTAGATACTGTGCTAATTGAAGAGGAACTCAGTCTACTCGATCTCGATGGCTCAAGAGACTTGATCTTCTCGACAAGGATTTGA